A window of the Candidatus Kryptoniota bacterium genome harbors these coding sequences:
- a CDS encoding YciI family protein translates to MKYVCLGYIDDSVWQKMTQSAQNNFVDACFAYDDELRKNGHYVGGEGLESAHNAATLRPNNGRVTVTDGPFAETKEQIGGIMILEARDLNHAIQIMSRHPSLKLGGGCWEIRPASDLTSMIAESEQRRSGAK, encoded by the coding sequence ATGAAATATGTATGTCTTGGCTACATCGATGATAGTGTTTGGCAGAAGATGACACAAAGCGCCCAGAACAATTTCGTTGATGCTTGTTTCGCTTACGACGATGAACTCCGCAAGAACGGTCACTATGTCGGTGGGGAAGGGCTGGAGAGCGCACATAACGCTGCCACTCTTCGTCCGAATAACGGACGCGTGACGGTGACAGACGGTCCCTTTGCGGAAACAAAGGAACAAATTGGCGGCATTATGATTCTCGAAGCGAGGGACTTGAACCATGCCATCCAGATAATGTCGAGGCACCCTTCGCTGAAGCTCGGCGGTGGATGTTGGGAGATCAGACCTGCGAGTGACCTCACATCCATGATCGCGGAAAGCGAACAACGACGTTCGGGAGCAAAATGA
- a CDS encoding dihydrofolate reductase family protein: MSKLYIFNMLTIDGFFEGTNKWEISWHNVDAEFHEFAAEQLNETGMLLFGRVTYEGMAKYWTSETASKNDPLISQLMNSVPKVVFSRTMSKADWSNTRLIKGNVSEEVQKLKSEGKKDIGILGSANLASSLIDNSLIDEYRIIINPVVLGKGSPMFLTTRPMPNIKLLRSRIFKSGNVLLTYGPK; encoded by the coding sequence TTGAGCAAGTTGTACATCTTCAACATGTTGACCATAGACGGTTTCTTTGAAGGAACTAACAAATGGGAAATCAGCTGGCACAACGTTGACGCAGAGTTCCACGAATTTGCGGCTGAACAACTCAATGAAACCGGTATGCTTTTGTTCGGGAGAGTCACGTACGAAGGGATGGCAAAATACTGGACTTCTGAGACTGCATCTAAGAATGACCCGCTCATCTCGCAGTTGATGAACAGTGTTCCCAAGGTTGTCTTTTCACGGACAATGTCAAAGGCTGATTGGAGCAACACTAGATTGATAAAGGGGAATGTCTCAGAAGAAGTTCAGAAACTGAAAAGTGAAGGCAAGAAGGACATCGGGATACTCGGAAGTGCGAACCTTGCGTCGAGCCTCATCGATAACAGCCTGATAGACGAATATCGCATCATCATCAATCCGGTCGTGCTCGGGAAGGGCAGTCCAATGTTCTTGACAACGCGGCCCATGCCGAACATCAAACTTCTCAGATCCAGGATTTTCAAGTCAGGGAATGTGCTTCTCACCTACGGTCCCAAGTAG